In one Bufo gargarizans isolate SCDJY-AF-19 chromosome 11, ASM1485885v1, whole genome shotgun sequence genomic region, the following are encoded:
- the LOC122921429 gene encoding olfactory receptor 5B21-like: protein MMRFLYIPMENVNQTLPSRFFLLGVSTVPHLQVTGFLLFLVMYMITMAGNCLFLITVRISPMLHTPMYFFLSNLALIDIGFSSTVVPVILKNTLSADKSISMGGCVFQMFCFLVFAAAECVLLAVMAYDRFVAICRPLHYSSIMNMRFHIILALIPWMVGFVNSSIQVFITWRLPFCKTHHINHLICEVPPFLRISCRDPWLNEISMYVAAGTIVLFSFLLTLISYVYIISTIVRIRSSHGNHAVFSTCTSHLTVVTLYYGTLMFIYLQPPSSHSLEIDNTVSVLYTVVTPMLNPIIYSIRNKEVKTCIMNIKNRANLSKNNLM, encoded by the coding sequence GTTTCTGTATATTCCTATGGAGAACGTCAACCAGACACTTCCTAGTCGGTTCTTCCTGCTTGGAGTATCTACTGTCCCTCACCTTCAGGTTACAGGGTTCCTTTTATTCTTGGTGATGTATATGATCACAATGGCAGGAAACTGTCTTTTTCTCATTACAGTGAGGATCAGCCCAATGTTACACACCCCTATGTACTTCTTCCTGAGTAATCTTGCTTTAATTGACATTGGTTTCTCCTCCACTGTAGTTCCtgtaatcctcaaaaatactcTTTCCGCAGACAAAAGTATTTCAATGGGGGGTTGTGTTTTCCAGATGTTCTGCTTTTTAGTATTTGCGGCAGCAGAATGTGTTCTACTTGCCGTCATGGCTTACGATAGGTTTGTGGCCATCTGTAGACCACTGCATTACAGCAGTATTATGAACATGCGGTTTCACATCATCTTAGCCTTAATACCTTGGATGGTTGGTTTTGTTAACTCTTCTATACAAGTGTTCATCACCTGGAGACTTCCCTTCTGCAAGACTCATCATATCAACCATTTGATTTGTGAAGTACCCCCTTTCTTACGAATTTCCTGTAGAGATCCTTGGCTGAATGAGATATCCATGTATGTAGCAGCCGGGAccattgttttgttttcttttctcTTGACATTGATTTCCTATGTTTATATAATCTCCACCATTGTAAGAATACGTTCCTCACATGGAAATCATGCAGTTTTTTCTACATGTACCTCCCATCTCACTGTTGTCACCCTCTATTATGGAACTCTCATGTTCATCTATCTTCAGCCTCCATCTTCTCACTCTCTGGAAATAGACAACACTGTATCTGTTCTCTATACGGTGGTCACTCCAATGTTGAATCCCATCATCTACAGTATAAGAAATAAGGAAGTAAAAACCTGTATAATGAATATCAAAAATCGAGCAAATTTGTCTAAAAATAATttgatgtaa
- the LOC122921428 gene encoding olfactory receptor 5B21-like, with protein MENFNQTLPSRFFLLGVSTVPHLQVTGFLLFLVMYLITMAGNCLLLITVRISPMLHTPMYFFLSNLSLIDIGFSCTVVPVILKNTISTDKSISMGGCVFQMFCFSVFGTAECVLLAVMAYDRFVAICRPLHYSSIMNMRFHIILALIPWMVGFVNSSIQVSITWRLPFCRTHHVNHLFCEVPPFLRLSCTDPWLNEISMYVAAGIIVLFSFLLTLISYVYIISTIVRIRSSHGRQAVFSTCTSHLTVVTLYYGTIMSIYLQPPSSHSLETDNNLSVLYTVVTPMLNPIIYSIRNKEVKNCIINIKKSSKFV; from the coding sequence ATGGAGAACTTTAACCAGACACTTCCTAGTCGGTTCTTCCTGCTGGGAGTATCTACTGTCCCTCACCTTCAGGTTACAGGGTTCCTTTTATTCTTGGTGATGTATTTGATCACAATGGCAGGAAACTGTCTTCTTCTCATTACAGTGAGGATCAGCCCAATGTTACACACCCCTATGTACTTCTTCCTGAGTAATCTTTCCTTAATTGACATTGGTTTTTCCTGCACTGTAGTTCCtgtaatcctcaaaaatactatTTCCACAGACAAAAGTATTTCAATGGGGGGTTGTGTTTTTCAGATGTTCTGCTTTTCAGTATTTGGGACAGCAGAATGCGTTTTACTTGCAGTCATGGCTTACGATAGGTTTGTGGCCATCTGTAGACCACTGCATTACAGCAGTATTATGAACATGCGGTTTCACATCATCTTAGCCTTAATACCATGGATGGTTGGTTTTGTTAACTCTTCTATACAAGTGAGCATCACCTGGAGACTTCCCTTCTGCAGGACTCATCATGTCAACCATTTGTTTTGTGAAGTACCCCCTTTCTTACGACTTTCCTGTACAGATCCTTGGCTGAATGAGATATCCATGTATGTAGCAGCCGGGAtcattgttttgttttcttttctcTTGACATTGATTTCCTATGTTTATATAATCTCCACCATTGTAAGAATACGTTCTTCACATGGAAGACAGGCAGTTTTTTCTACATGTACCTCCCACCTCACTGTTGTCACCCTGTATTATGGAACCATCATGTCCATCTATCTTCAGCCTCCATCTTCTCACTCTCTGGAAACAGACAACAATCTATCTGTTCTCTATACGGTGGTCACTCCAATGTTGAATCCCATCATCTACAGCATAAGAAATAAGGAAGTAAAAAACTGtataatcaatataaaaaaatctagcAAATTTGTCTAA